In Topomyia yanbarensis strain Yona2022 chromosome 2, ASM3024719v1, whole genome shotgun sequence, one DNA window encodes the following:
- the LOC131683321 gene encoding uncharacterized protein LOC131683321, protein MEGDPPPPGEGPPLSHSIPAFMNSGDLIDQQTLLLRAAKDSEGNSVNLPNPLLLHLLLKEAIGSDPNKCIHATKEARGTQYILRTTSKRIFQKLLSIKQLSNGQQVEVILHPHLNKTQGIIYDLDTINIPTEEILSALRPQNVVEIRRITKVTKGMPTNTPLLVLSFAGSHLPETIFLGLVRVRVRKYYPSPMQCFRCGRFAHGSKTCVYKEICLNCGTEHETSNENPCTKPSNCTNCKDSHSARDKSCPVYQKEYQVVKIKTDNGLSFPEARALVNQESRKQSYAATLKDRLSPGNDEKDRTIQILREEIAQLRGLTPKKTETDSKDLIIAKLKEQLLDEKIQNKDLRNEMAALRHAFTALRRQVLPRTPSTGPGTSTSQTTTTKPATGFLAPQATAVKQNTPTSLTQSEGESNRPSRSKSKKERDQQHQEKSRSPLLKQSQQKPSEFASAKEIPTKQLSNPQPHNVKRPINQSGDPATYISD, encoded by the coding sequence ATGGAAGGCGATCCGCCTCCCCCAGGGGAGGGCCCACCGCTTAGTCACTCCATACCAGCCTTTATGAACTCTGGTGATTTGATCGACCAGCAGACTCTACTGTTGCGTGCGGCGAAGGACAGTGAAGGTAACAGTGTAAATTTACCAAACCCATTGCTGTTACATCTACTACTGAAAGAAGCAATTGGGTCTGATCCTAATAAGTGCATCCATGCTACCAAGGAGGCAAGAGGAACGCAGTACATTCTGCGCACTACATCCAAAAGGATATTCCAAAAATTGCTCAGCATTAAACAGCTCTCCAACGGTCAACAGGTTGAGGTGATCCTCCATCCTCACCTGAATAAAACCCAGGGAATAATTTATGACCTTGACACAATCAATATTCCCACTGAAGAAATTCTCTCTGCGCTCAGACCCCAAAATGTGGTGGAAATTAGAAGAATAACCAAGGTGACCAAAGGTATGCCGACTAACACACCACTGTTAGTACTCTCATTTGCTGGGTCTCACCTGCCGGAAACGATCTTCCTAGGCTTGGTTAGAGTAAGAGTGAGGAAATATTACCCTTCTCCCATGCAGTGCTTCCGCTGCGGGCGCTTTGCACACGGAAGTAAAACATGTGTGTATAAGGAGATATGTCTAAACTGCGGCACAGAACACGAAACCAGTAACGAAAACCCATGCACCAAACCTAGCAATTGCACTAACTGCAAAGACAGCCACTCCGCCAGAGACAAATCCTGCCCTGTTTATCAAAAAGAGTATCAGGTGGTTAAAATCAAAACTGACAATGGACTCTCATTCCCGGAAGCCCGAGCCCTTGTCAATCAGGAGTCAAGAAAACAATCGTACGCAGCTACACTAAAAGATAGACTATCCCCTGGAAATGACGAAAAAGATCGCACCATACAGATACTTAGGGAGGAAATTGCACAATTAAGAGGACTGACACCCAAGAAAACGGAGACTGATAGCAAAGATTTGATAATCGCTAAATTAAAGGAGCAGCTATTGGACGAGaaaatacaaaataaagatttgCGCAATGAAATGGCGGCCCTCCGCCATGCTTTTACGGCACTGAGAAGGCAGGTGCTACCAAGGACCCCCTCAACCGGCCCCGGCACCAGCACATCCCAAACGACGACGACAAAACCGGCAACAGGATTCTTAGCTCCACAAGCTACGGCTGTGAAACAAAACACGCCAACAAGCTTAACACAATCAGAAGGCGAATCAAATCGACCAAGCCGAAGCAAATCGAAAAAGGAACGAGATCAACAACATCAAGAAAAATCGAGGAGCCCCCTTCTGAAACAGAGCCAACAAAAACCATCCGAATTCGCATCAGCAAAAGAAATCCCGACAAAACAACTCTCCAATCCCCAACCGCACAACGTTAAGAGGCCAATAAACCAAAGTGGTGACCCAGCCACCTACATTTCGGACTAA